The Aeoliella mucimassa genome includes the window GCACGGGTGTCGCCGATACGTGCTACATCGGCCCCGAAGCCGAGTTCTTCATTTTCGACGACGTTCGTTTCGACCAAACTCCGCAAGCGGGCTACTTCTATCTCGATAGCGTGGAAGCGGCTTGGAACCGTGGTCGTGATTATCGCGCCGAAGGCATGGGCCCGAACTTGGGTTACAAGCTGCGTCATAAGGAAGGTTACTTCCCTTGCCCACCTGCGGATCAGTTGAACGACATTCGCGCTGAGATGATGCAGTTGATGATCGACTGCGGTCTCGATGTCGAGTGCCAGCATCACGAAGTCGCGACCGCTGGTCAGGCCGAAATCGACCTGAAGTACAACGACCTCGTCACGATGGGCGACCATCAGTGCTTGTACAAGTACATCATCAAAAACGTGGCCGCCAAACACGGCAAGACCGTGACCTTCATGCCGAAGCCGCTGTTTAGCGACAACGGTTCGGGCATGCACACCCACATTTCGTTCTGGAAGGGTGGCGAGCCATTGTTCGCAGGTAGCGGCTATGCTGGATTGTCGGACGCAGCAATGTATGCCATCGGTGGTATTCTGAAGCACGCTCCTGCACTGCTGGCTTTCACCAACCCCACGACCAACAGCTACAAGCGTTTGGTACCGGGTTACGAAGCTCCGGTGAACTTGGCGTACTCGCAGCGTAACCGTAGTGCATCGTGCCGTATCCCGATGTACAGCCCGAGCCCGAAGGCCAAGCGAATTGAGTTCCGCTGCCCCGACCCGAGTTCGAATCCTTACCTGGCGTTCAGCGCGCTGATGATGGCCGCGCTCGACGGTATCCAGAACAAGATCGATCCGGGCGAGCCTTTGGACAAGGACATCTACGATCTGTCGCCGGAAGAACTGGCCGAAGTGCCGAAGACTCCTGGTTCGCTGGAAGAAGCGCTGCAAGCGTTGTCGGGCGATCACGAGTTCCTGCTCCGCGGCGACGTGTTCACCGAAGACGTCATCAGCACGTGGATCAACTACAAGATGGAGAACGAAGTTAAGGCCTTGGCCTTGCGTCCGCATCCATATGAGTTCTGCATGTACTACGACATCTAAGCCGGAGTCGACGCAGAAAACTTGAAGCAACTCGCAGCCCCGGTCAGTCTTGCTGACCGGGGCTGCTGATGTGTTGGCGGGCGAACTCATAATTCGCATCGCCAGGAGCCCGCTTGTACATTGGAGCACAGCAGTATTCGAATCACCTGTTTTGCGAGGGTTTCGCATGAAAATCGATCGGTTTCGTAGCCATCCACTCCAGCGGATGTTCGGCATCGCGCTGGCTGTCTGGATCTGCGGGCAGCAAGGTGCCTGGTGCCAGGCGGGGATTCCCTCGCCGCGGGCGATGTACGGCAGCGACCTGCCCTGGCTCGAAGACGACGATGGTTCTCAATTGCCGAAGCCTTACCCGGTGGAGCAAGTCGAGGCGATTGCCGACAACCTGCTGCTGTTTCAAAACCGCGACGGCGGCTGGCCGAAGAACCTGCACATGGGCGTCCCGCTGAGCGACGCGGATCGCGAGTGGATTGCCGACGCGCAGCATCGGTTGCCGAGCACCATCGACAACAACGCGACCCATTCGCAAATCGCGTATCTCGCGTCGGCTTATGCGATCACGCATCGCGACGAGTACCGCCGGGCGGCCGAGCGGGGGCTCGAGTACCTGCTGGAAGCCCAGTACTCCAATGGTGGTTGGCCTCAGTTTTATCCCAATCCCCGCGGCTACAAGGTTCACATCACCTACAACGACAACGCGATGGTCGGGGTGATGAACGTGCTGCAGGCGGTCGCCGAACAGCAACCGCAGTATGACTTCGTCGAGCCGGAGTTGCGCCAGCGAGCCGAGCGGGCCTACGCCCGAGGAATCGATTGCATCGTCCGCACGCAGGTGGTGATCGATGGTCGCAAGACCGTGTGGTGTCAGCAGCACGACTACCAAACGCTCGAACCGGTCGACGCGCGATCGTTCGAAAAGGCAAGCCTCGTGAGCGGCGAGAGCGCCGAGATCGTGCTGCTACTGATGCGGGTGCGGGAGCCGAACGAGCAGGTGGTCGAAGCGGTGGAAGCAGCCATCACATGGTTTGCCGAGACGCAGCTTGATGG containing:
- the glnA gene encoding type I glutamate--ammonia ligase, with amino-acid sequence MTPQEVLAMCRENDVKSIDFRFMDFPGLWQHFSIPASKLDEDVFEDGLGFDGSSIRGWQAINESDMLLMPQPDTAFIDPFCQLKTLVLICNVQDPITREDYTRDPRNVARKAVNYLKSTGVADTCYIGPEAEFFIFDDVRFDQTPQAGYFYLDSVEAAWNRGRDYRAEGMGPNLGYKLRHKEGYFPCPPADQLNDIRAEMMQLMIDCGLDVECQHHEVATAGQAEIDLKYNDLVTMGDHQCLYKYIIKNVAAKHGKTVTFMPKPLFSDNGSGMHTHISFWKGGEPLFAGSGYAGLSDAAMYAIGGILKHAPALLAFTNPTTNSYKRLVPGYEAPVNLAYSQRNRSASCRIPMYSPSPKAKRIEFRCPDPSSNPYLAFSALMMAALDGIQNKIDPGEPLDKDIYDLSPEELAEVPKTPGSLEEALQALSGDHEFLLRGDVFTEDVISTWINYKMENEVKALALRPHPYEFCMYYDI
- the pelA gene encoding pectate lyase codes for the protein MKIDRFRSHPLQRMFGIALAVWICGQQGAWCQAGIPSPRAMYGSDLPWLEDDDGSQLPKPYPVEQVEAIADNLLLFQNRDGGWPKNLHMGVPLSDADREWIADAQHRLPSTIDNNATHSQIAYLASAYAITHRDEYRRAAERGLEYLLEAQYSNGGWPQFYPNPRGYKVHITYNDNAMVGVMNVLQAVAEQQPQYDFVEPELRQRAERAYARGIDCIVRTQVVIDGRKTVWCQQHDYQTLEPVDARSFEKASLVSGESAEIVLLLMRVREPNEQVVEAVEAAITWFAETQLDGIRIDRVTIRSPDNGASFRDQVVVADREAPPIWARFYELETNRPLFCGRDGKVKYSLAEIEVERRAGYAWYVSSPRKLNRAYANWKARVTEQ